A region of the Leptospiraceae bacterium genome:
TTTTAAGATTGCCTACAATGTAGCCTTTGAACAAGGCGGAAATGATTTTATTAAGGCAACAGTACTTTTAATTATCAATCCATTTTTTTATATATCCTTAGTCCCACAAGTGCGGGCTGATATGATGTCTGTAATCTACACTTTACAAATGAGAGAACGAAATGTTTTGCTCATCGGAAATTACCCTGCTGTAGCTTGGTGTCTTAGTTCAGCGAAAAACGGATTTTTCAATACTCAAAAATAAGCTAAGCCGCTACAGGGCTGTTAACCTCAAAAACTGTTTTCGCATTGATTGAGTATTCTTTTCGTTTCTGTTTTCCTTCAAGCAATTTTCGCTTTCGTTCTGATAAAATAGAATCTCTTCGACCTTCGATGACGTCCATTGGAGCAACATAATCTATGGACGAATGAAGTCGTTCATAGTTGTAAAAATGAATCCATTCGCCAATTTCTTTCTTTATTTGCTCCAAAGTGAATTTAGGCATATCACGAATAGCCTCTGACTTAATAGTTCCATGAAAGCGTTCTAGCTTTCCATTTGATTGCGGGTGATTCACAGAAGTTCGAACATTCTTCATAGAAAATTCTTTCAGAGTAGCTTTAAACTCGGATGTCAAGAATTGTGAGCCATTATCAGTAATCAATCGCGGATTATTAGGATTATTCGCATTTAACCATTTATCACAGGCTCTCCATAAAACGATCTGAGCATCGAAAGACTCCATTCTTGTTCGAATATCCCAAGAAAGAATTGCCCTAGAAAATCCATCAAGAACAGAAATCAAAAATACGAATGTCCTCGAAAATTCACATACGAAATATCTGTATGCCAATGTTCATGCACTCGCTTTGGTTGATCAAAGCCTTCTTTCTTAGGCTCTCCTGCAGGTCTAGTCCACTTATTGTTCAATCCAGCATTGACTAAAATTCGATATACACTAGATGGAGATAGGGCTACAATATTCTTATCCAACATCATCCAGGCTAATCGAACGTAACCAACACACATATTTTCCTTCTTGAATTCTACAACAGCTTTCTGCTCATCCGGCGTTGACCAATGACCTTTAGGAATATTAGATTTCCCTTTCTGAACTTTATTTTTCTTCCATTCAGAAAGTTTTTGTGTTTGAAGTCCTAATAATTCAGAGAGCTTTTTCATGGGGAGACCTGTTTGCTTCTTTAATCTCTCAAGCGTATCAAGTATTTCCTGTCTTAATTCAGGCTTACAGTGATTACCCTTCAGATGTCCCCAAGTTCTTTTTTAAGTCAAGTATTTCACCTGTCAGCTCAGCGATAATCTGGTTCTTACGCTCAATTTCTTCTTTATGCTTGGACAACAAACGGTCGGTCGCCCGCATCTCTTTCTTGTTCGTTCCAGCTAATGCTTCTCGCCCCGCTTCCAATACCTGTTTTAACCATATACTAAACATAGTAGGATGAATATTCTTCTCATCACAAGTGTCAACTAACTTTACTTTATGCAGATGTTCTCTGATTATTCCTATCTTTTCATCCGCACTCCAAAATCTTCTCGTTTTTTCTTTTGCCTTTTCCATCGCTATTCTCCTTTTATCCTCTGGAGCTTAGCTTATTTTGCATATCCTAAAATTCCGCTTTCATCTGAACTGGGACATTGGTAGGTCAGCCAAGGCGACCCAAAGTTTTATACAAAGTGGGATAATATATTTAATCCAAAAGTATTACATGCTTATCAAAATTATAATCCAAGTGACCCAAATGGAAATATAGAATTAATCAAAAAAGTTATGATCAATTCTTTAGTCGGCGGATTTTTCTTTGGTTCTACCTTGGGACTTTTGGGCTCTGTGCTTCCGGAATTTTCTGAGGATTATGTATCCAGTGATTTGAATAGTGCTTACCAGGATGCGCTTCATTTTTTTAGAGGTGCTGATTTCGGTGGCAAAGATACAAAAGATTTTTCGCGAATGGCAGTTGGAAGTTATGAATGGTGGATGTATGTTTCTTGGAAGGCAATACTTACCCCCGCATCTGTCGGATTAGTTTTTTTAGAAAACGAACTTAGAATGGTTCATAGCAATCCGAGTATTTCTGGGATACAGCCATTTCAATATGTATCCACAGCGGAATATTTTCTTTATCCCAAAGCCATGTTCGAACCTTGGGTAGTCAATCCAGACCTAATGACAGATTTAGCTCATAAGAATCATTTAGATTATGCTATTTGGGGTGCGTTAGTCGGAAACAAGATTCGAGAATTAGGTTGGGCACAGACAAAAGCTGTGGATAACAGCGTTAGTTCGAATAAAGTAGATTATCATTTATTACAAACATTGCAACGCTTGAAGGAAAGATATTTAGCAAGAGTAGCTGCAATACGGGCAGAATTAAATTCTAATACTCGTAATGGATCGCAAAGACTGGAAGTTGCGACAAATCATCTATTAACCGTAGAAGAAAAAATTGCAGAAGAAGAGAGAAGAATTCAAGCAGAATTAGATGAATACAACAGACAACAGGAATTAGCCAGACAACGAGCGGAAGCAGAAAGGGCTGCATGGCGGGCAAGACAAGCCGAAAATGCACGACTAGAAAGAGAAAGAGCTGCAGTCGAAGAAGCAGATCGAATCAGACGAGAACAAGAAGCTTTGGTTATTGCTAGTGTTGCTTGTTTTGCTTTTGGATATTGTCAGTAGTGAATGTTGAAAAATGAGCCATGTTTGAAAATCTGCTTTAATTGACTTTCAAGTTTGGTTCGTAAAAATTTCCCCCGTTTCGTTCAAAACATCTCATTATGAGAGAAAGACAATCCTTTTTGCTATACCCATTCTCAAAAGTAAATTCCAATTTAAATTTGAATACTCTCTTTTTGAGAATGGGGAATACCCCTTTATAGAAAAATAGTGGAACTCATTTGTGAAAAATGGTATTTAAGCTTTTAATTCGTGGGACAGAAGGAAAAAGAATTATGGGAGAAGTTGGATGCAAATTCCTAGAAAGAAAATTTTATTTCGGGATTATTCGGTATTACTAAAAAAAATTTTATTCCATAAATTCGAAAATGCTAATTCTCATATCACTTCTTTTGAAATTGATATGGAATCG
Encoded here:
- a CDS encoding transposase family protein — protein: MISVLDGFSRAILSWDIRTRMESFDAQIVLWRACDKWLNANNPNNPRLITDNGSQFLTSEFKATLKEFSMKNVRTSVNHPQSNGKLERFHGTIKSEAIRDMPKFTLEQIKKEIGEWIHFYNYERLHSSIDYVAPMDVIEGRRDSILSERKRKLLEGKQKRKEYSINAKTVFEVNSPVAA
- a CDS encoding helix-turn-helix domain-containing protein; amino-acid sequence: MKKLSELLGLQTQKLSEWKKNKVQKGKSNIPKGHWSTPDEQKAVVEFKKENMCVGYVRLAWMMLDKNIVALSPSSVYRILVNAGLNNKWTRPAGEPKKEGFDQPKRVHEHWHTDISYVNFRGHSYF
- a CDS encoding transposase, whose translation is MEKAKEKTRRFWSADEKIGIIREHLHKVKLVDTCDEKNIHPTMFSIWLKQVLEAGREALAGTNKKEMRATDRLLSKHKEEIERKNQIIAELTGEILDLKKNLGTSEG